In one window of Aquamicrobium sp. DNA:
- a CDS encoding phage major capsid protein, with product MAGPVVTDRHYRQVLSTALALRQPGIEDMVSDSIPLYNVLKRKGNIRTYSGPEIRQTLRIDKQQAQWFKGYDILRNPPIELFNDAVWTPKQIAVPISLTGEEMRANEGDTRVHDLLEGYMDGAEMSMVEALDEGLHSDGTADGGKQITGLAAALPTNPATAGVYGGIDRNTHALWRTSAFDAQTAFSGIGTQVNSVTIRAIFSRILSQRSRNNRAADLLVASEEHYWAYDAATVAIQRIARQDSLASLGFSAIEYVGGGRSAEIVLASGLNNNMPSNTTYGLETRSWQLRYHPSANFTPLFEGDGQKPINQDAIAQFLIWGGELICINPLFSWRLFDSNPAA from the coding sequence ATGGCTGGTCCAGTCGTTACCGACCGTCACTACCGCCAGGTTCTTTCGACCGCGCTGGCACTTCGTCAGCCCGGCATCGAGGACATGGTTTCCGACTCCATCCCGCTCTACAACGTGCTGAAGCGCAAGGGCAATATTCGGACCTATTCCGGCCCGGAAATCCGCCAGACGCTTCGCATCGACAAGCAGCAGGCGCAGTGGTTCAAGGGATACGATATCCTTCGCAACCCGCCTATCGAGCTGTTCAACGACGCGGTATGGACGCCGAAGCAGATTGCCGTTCCGATATCGCTCACCGGCGAGGAAATGCGCGCCAACGAGGGCGACACGCGGGTTCATGACCTCCTTGAGGGGTACATGGACGGCGCGGAAATGTCCATGGTGGAGGCTCTTGACGAGGGCCTGCATTCGGACGGCACCGCCGATGGGGGCAAGCAGATCACGGGCCTCGCGGCCGCTCTGCCGACCAATCCCGCCACGGCTGGCGTCTATGGTGGCATTGACCGCAACACGCATGCGCTGTGGCGCACGTCCGCGTTCGATGCCCAGACCGCCTTCTCCGGCATCGGCACGCAGGTCAACTCGGTCACGATCCGGGCGATTTTCTCCCGTATCCTGTCGCAGCGCTCCCGCAACAACCGGGCCGCTGACCTGCTGGTCGCGTCGGAGGAACACTACTGGGCCTATGACGCGGCCACGGTGGCTATCCAGCGCATTGCGCGTCAGGACAGCCTCGCCTCCCTCGGCTTCTCGGCAATCGAGTATGTCGGCGGCGGCCGGTCGGCGGAAATCGTTCTGGCCTCGGGCCTGAACAACAACATGCCGTCGAACACGACGTACGGGCTTGAAACCCGCTCGTGGCAGCTCCGCTATCACCCCTCGGCCAACTTCACCCCGCTCTTTGAGGGCGACGGTCAGAAGCCGATCAATCAGGACGCCATCGCGCAGTTCCTGATCTGGGGTGGTGAGCTGATCTGCATCAACCCGCTGTTCTCGTGGCGGCTGTTCGACAGCAACCCGGCTGCATAA
- a CDS encoding Ish1 domain-containing protein: protein MQNNDALITPFFKTISVLDEVKSKEANRPIYRDEEFVEVRIAGDRNFAPTFPAHQMWKREDGEEITYAQRWQKQYAAFKEDRVQVAEGTPLEELTFLTQAKRHELRALKIYTAEALAALEGRNLKALGMEGQKLKAQAQAFLDTARGTGDNSRMAAEIAELRAKLARFEGAALPPEDAPVASEFSDWSDEDLKSWIAEQTGTRPRGNPSHDTLVRMAEEVQAEAA from the coding sequence ATGCAGAACAATGACGCCCTGATCACGCCGTTCTTCAAGACGATCTCCGTCCTCGACGAGGTCAAGTCGAAGGAGGCGAACCGTCCGATCTACCGCGACGAAGAGTTTGTGGAAGTCAGGATCGCCGGTGATCGTAATTTTGCCCCGACATTCCCGGCGCATCAGATGTGGAAGCGCGAGGATGGCGAGGAAATCACCTATGCCCAGCGCTGGCAGAAGCAGTATGCAGCCTTCAAGGAGGATCGTGTTCAGGTGGCAGAGGGAACGCCGCTTGAGGAACTGACCTTCCTGACGCAGGCCAAGCGCCATGAGCTTCGTGCGCTGAAAATCTACACTGCGGAAGCGCTCGCGGCTCTTGAAGGCCGCAACCTCAAGGCGCTCGGCATGGAGGGTCAGAAGCTCAAGGCGCAAGCCCAGGCATTCCTCGATACGGCCCGTGGCACGGGCGACAATTCGCGCATGGCGGCAGAGATTGCCGAATTGAGGGCGAAGCTCGCCCGGTTCGAAGGCGCGGCGCTTCCGCCCGAAGATGCGCCTGTCGCGTCCGAGTTCTCCGACTGGTCCGACGAAGACCTGAAGTCGTGGATAGCTGAACAGACTGGTACCCGACCACGCGGGAATCCTTCGCATGACACTCTCGTGCGCATGGCTGAAGAAGTGCAGGCCGAGGCCGCGTAA
- a CDS encoding N-acetyltransferase family protein, producing MSYEIKMEDGEANYPEMKSLYMEHYAEMQHRCRAAGIHLGPYNPRLETYFAAAKGGWLLHFVVRTGEGVPVGYSNVYLTNDMHNGEFIATEDTVFITKEHRKGIGRLLVKEILGELNRRGVKRFNVTAATDPRATKLWQRMGFRLAGQAMTFIF from the coding sequence ATGAGTTATGAGATCAAGATGGAAGACGGGGAAGCAAATTACCCGGAAATGAAATCCCTGTATATGGAGCACTACGCGGAAATGCAGCATCGATGCCGGGCGGCAGGCATCCATCTTGGTCCGTACAATCCTAGACTGGAAACGTATTTCGCTGCGGCAAAGGGCGGGTGGTTGCTTCACTTCGTGGTTAGGACAGGCGAAGGGGTGCCGGTCGGGTACTCAAATGTTTATCTGACAAACGATATGCACAACGGTGAGTTTATCGCCACTGAAGACACCGTGTTCATCACGAAAGAACATAGGAAGGGCATCGGCCGTCTTCTTGTGAAGGAAATCCTCGGAGAATTAAACCGACGCGGCGTGAAGCGCTTCAATGTGACCGCCGCCACCGATCCCAGAGCTACAAAGCTATGGCAGCGCATGGGGTTCAGGCTTGCGGGCCAAGCCATGACATTCATTTTCTAA
- a CDS encoding tail fiber domain-containing protein encodes MCAPKMPEPPDPYETAAAQTSTNLSTAQANSYLGNVNQITPQGSLTYLDGDPKFVADANGQTWYRGPNGELTQTAPQGYVPPSSTSGWSSPFGDVTREDGGFEGSLVQTGTGGAGGSAGSGSLPKGWEQVTGYYVTPQTAVQEYSPGEQKVYDANLTARQNLANLAANQSAFLDEYLGKPMDLSGMPGVDSWQQVGLPGFQQFANAPQLATSFGDAGAINQNFATGFGDAGSINRNFRTGIDDAGDITTSYNGDFSEDRQRVEDALMARMQPQLDRQREALETRLANQGIRLGSDAYSSGQADFGRQVNDAVLGNILAAGQEQSRLVGMERDRAVFENAAQAQQYGQNANDAAFYNQALMAGNAAQQQNYDQLLGRAQFGHQGQMLGNQAQQQNYDQLLGRATFGNAATQQNFANQFQVTGANNALQQQQFGNQMTEQQARIAAQQNAQNAYLQQQFVLRNQPINEIGALLGTGQVQNPSFVNASMPTIPTVDMAGLINENYNQQLGAWQQQNAASQSLFGGLFGLGSAFLMRSDRRVKDDIEKIGKTDDGQNVYSFAYKDDPMHRKHVGLMAQEVEKKHPEAVRTFGGVKHVDYARALPMGSILRAN; translated from the coding sequence ATGTGCGCACCCAAAATGCCCGAGCCGCCCGATCCGTATGAGACCGCGGCGGCTCAGACCTCGACGAACCTCTCCACGGCGCAGGCCAACTCATATCTCGGCAACGTCAACCAGATCACGCCGCAAGGTTCGCTGACCTATTTAGACGGCGATCCGAAATTCGTTGCCGATGCAAACGGTCAGACATGGTATCGCGGGCCGAACGGCGAGCTTACGCAAACCGCACCGCAGGGCTATGTCCCGCCCTCGTCTACCTCCGGCTGGTCCAGCCCCTTCGGCGATGTGACGCGCGAGGATGGCGGATTTGAAGGCTCGTTGGTCCAGACGGGAACTGGCGGCGCAGGCGGGTCAGCGGGGTCAGGCTCCCTTCCTAAAGGATGGGAACAGGTCACGGGGTACTACGTCACCCCGCAGACTGCTGTTCAGGAATATTCTCCCGGCGAGCAAAAGGTCTATGACGCCAATCTGACCGCGCGCCAGAACCTTGCCAATCTTGCCGCGAACCAGTCTGCGTTTCTGGACGAATATCTCGGCAAGCCGATGGACCTGTCGGGCATGCCGGGAGTTGACTCGTGGCAGCAGGTCGGGCTGCCGGGCTTCCAGCAGTTCGCCAACGCCCCCCAGCTTGCTACGTCTTTCGGTGATGCCGGTGCGATCAACCAGAACTTCGCCACGGGCTTCGGGGATGCTGGCTCGATCAATCGCAATTTCCGCACCGGCATAGACGACGCTGGCGATATCACCACGTCCTACAACGGCGATTTCTCGGAAGACCGGCAGCGGGTCGAAGATGCGCTTATGGCGCGGATGCAGCCCCAACTGGACCGCCAGCGGGAGGCATTGGAGACCCGGCTTGCCAATCAGGGCATCCGTCTCGGCTCCGACGCCTATAGCTCTGGGCAGGCTGATTTCGGGCGTCAGGTCAACGATGCCGTTCTCGGCAACATCCTCGCGGCCGGTCAGGAGCAATCGCGCCTTGTCGGCATGGAGCGCGACCGGGCGGTATTCGAGAACGCCGCACAGGCGCAGCAATACGGCCAGAACGCCAACGATGCCGCCTTCTACAATCAGGCGCTCATGGCAGGCAACGCAGCCCAGCAGCAGAATTACGATCAGTTGCTTGGCCGGGCGCAGTTCGGGCATCAGGGGCAGATGCTCGGCAATCAGGCGCAGCAGCAGAACTACGATCAGTTGCTTGGCCGGGCGACATTCGGCAATGCCGCCACCCAGCAGAATTTCGCCAACCAGTTTCAGGTGACGGGCGCGAACAACGCCTTGCAACAGCAGCAGTTCGGCAACCAGATGACCGAACAGCAGGCCCGGATTGCAGCCCAGCAGAACGCGCAGAATGCGTATTTGCAGCAGCAGTTCGTACTGCGAAACCAGCCGATCAACGAGATCGGGGCGTTGCTCGGCACGGGTCAGGTGCAGAACCCGAGCTTTGTGAACGCGAGCATGCCGACGATCCCGACCGTCGATATGGCCGGGCTGATCAACGAGAACTACAATCAGCAGCTTGGCGCGTGGCAGCAGCAAAACGCGGCCAGCCAGAGCCTGTTCGGCGGCCTGTTCGGGCTGGGATCGGCGTTCCTCATGCGATCAGACCGTCGCGTGAAGGATGATATCGAGAAGATCGGCAAGACCGATGACGGTCAGAATGTCTATTCCTTCGCCTACAAGGATGACCCGATGCACCGGAAGCATGTCGGCCTGATGGCGCAGGAAGTCGAGAAGAAGCATCCCGAGGCGGTTCGTACCTTCGGCGGGGTCAAGCATGTTGACTATGCCAGGGCGCTTCCGATGGGCAGTATTCTGAGGGCGAACTGA
- a CDS encoding tail fiber protein, whose protein sequence is MPRNSSGLYNLPPGTRGQPNTTIKSGPYNTFVGDIEQDLNTPRPITAGGTGATNAQQALTNLGGVSIAVLESMFTGIVAFFAMPDAPGGWLVCDGREVSRSTYSRLFAAIGTTWGAGNGVSTFNLPDLRGEFIRGADLGRGVDPDRAFASSQGSDNKEHTHTGEAVAGGSHNHPYSVVGLTGGATLQGYVSGAGWAAVAVGDTTTTAGIHTHVLTISEEGGDEARPRNVAMLPCIKD, encoded by the coding sequence ATGCCCCGCAATTCCTCCGGCCTGTACAATCTCCCTCCCGGCACGCGAGGCCAGCCCAACACGACGATCAAGTCCGGCCCGTACAACACCTTTGTCGGGGATATTGAGCAGGACCTGAACACGCCACGCCCGATCACGGCTGGCGGCACCGGCGCGACCAACGCCCAGCAGGCGCTTACCAATCTCGGCGGCGTCTCGATTGCCGTTCTGGAAAGCATGTTCACGGGCATCGTCGCGTTCTTCGCGATGCCTGATGCGCCTGGCGGCTGGCTTGTGTGCGACGGCAGGGAGGTCAGTCGATCTACCTACAGCCGACTGTTTGCGGCTATCGGCACGACATGGGGTGCTGGCAACGGCGTCTCGACGTTCAACCTGCCCGATCTTCGGGGCGAGTTCATCCGTGGCGCTGACCTTGGGCGCGGCGTCGATCCTGACCGCGCCTTTGCCTCATCGCAGGGCAGCGACAACAAGGAGCACACGCACACCGGCGAGGCGGTGGCCGGGGGCAGTCACAATCACCCCTACAGCGTTGTCGGCCTGACGGGCGGCGCGACATTGCAGGGCTACGTCTCGGGCGCGGGCTGGGCCGCCGTGGCCGTGGGGGATACGACCACGACGGCCGGTATCCACACTCACGTCCTGACGATCAGCGAGGAAGGCGGCGACGAAGCACGCCCCCGCAATGTCGCCATGCTCCCCTGCATCAAGGACTGA
- a CDS encoding phage tail protein, producing MPRIDGIYTAPAGTLGQPDELIASARYNAFIDDLAADLSAPLPVSVGGTGAFSVANALPSIGGLSIFAIQAMFAGSVFFFARLNPPEGWLICDGRAVSRSQHQMLFSRIGTRWGAGDGITTFNLPNIRGEFIRGADLGRGVDPARQIGSWQGDQNLEHDHDGAAASAGGHYHATVRTALVTNGVLIVANQFTGTVPSYNQTLASSNTGVVGPHTHTVTINMTGTENRPRNVALLACIKT from the coding sequence ATGCCCCGGATAGACGGTATCTACACCGCCCCGGCCGGCACGCTGGGGCAGCCCGACGAGCTTATCGCGAGCGCACGCTACAACGCGTTCATTGACGATCTGGCGGCGGACCTTTCAGCGCCGCTGCCAGTGTCGGTCGGGGGAACCGGCGCGTTCAGCGTTGCGAATGCGCTTCCAAGCATAGGCGGTCTGTCGATCTTCGCCATTCAGGCGATGTTCGCCGGTTCGGTGTTCTTCTTCGCGCGTTTGAACCCTCCCGAGGGCTGGCTGATCTGTGATGGCAGGGCGGTGTCCCGTTCGCAGCATCAGATGCTGTTCTCGAGGATCGGGACACGATGGGGCGCGGGCGACGGCATCACCACGTTCAACCTGCCGAACATACGCGGCGAGTTTATCCGTGGGGCCGATCTCGGGCGGGGCGTCGATCCTGCCCGGCAGATCGGATCGTGGCAGGGCGACCAGAACCTTGAGCACGATCACGATGGCGCGGCTGCATCTGCCGGGGGTCACTATCATGCAACCGTCAGGACGGCGCTGGTGACGAACGGGGTGCTGATCGTGGCGAACCAGTTCACCGGGACGGTCCCCAGCTACAACCAGACACTTGCATCGAGCAACACGGGCGTCGTCGGGCCGCACACGCACACCGTCACCATCAACATGACCGGCACGGAAAACAGGCCGCGCAACGTCGCGCTTCTGGCCTGCATCAAGACATAG
- a CDS encoding WD40 repeat domain-containing protein, with product MLHDGGRGGALFLAVAQSDSPYITIYDWRTGAPVKVADPATLPSSAIYVSWSPDGRYLAVTRNSSPYITIYDWQTGGPVKISDPATLPAGAGRGAAWSPDGRYLAVGHRLSPYITIYDWQTGSPVKISNPGTLPAGDSGFGNSVGWSPDGRYLAVAHVNSPYVTIYDWNTGSPVKISNPWTLPTGNGLSASWSPDGRYLAVTSANTSGANILIYDWQTGSPVYSHGVTLSGNQVYSSVWSPDGRYLAVAHSSSPFVTIYDWQTGSPVKISDPGTLPTVTGNSVDWSPDGRYLAVACNGSPYITIYDWQTGSPVKISNPGTLPTGAATGAAWAIR from the coding sequence ATGCTGCATGACGGGGGGCGGGGCGGCGCTCTTTTCCTCGCCGTCGCGCAAAGTGATTCGCCCTACATCACGATCTATGACTGGCGCACCGGCGCTCCGGTGAAGGTAGCCGATCCTGCGACGTTGCCGAGTTCTGCCATCTACGTGAGTTGGTCCCCCGACGGCCGCTACCTCGCCGTCACACGAAATAGTTCGCCCTACATCACGATCTACGACTGGCAAACCGGAGGTCCGGTCAAGATCAGCGATCCGGCGACCTTGCCGGCAGGAGCGGGGCGAGGTGCCGCATGGTCCCCCGACGGCCGCTACCTTGCGGTTGGACACCGCCTCTCGCCCTACATCACGATCTACGACTGGCAAACCGGAAGCCCCGTCAAGATCAGCAATCCGGGGACGCTGCCGGCAGGAGACAGTGGATTCGGTAATAGCGTGGGCTGGTCCCCTGACGGCCGCTACCTTGCCGTCGCGCACGTAAACTCCCCCTACGTCACGATCTACGATTGGAACACTGGTAGCCCGGTCAAGATCAGCAATCCGTGGACGCTGCCGACAGGGAATGGGCTGAGCGCGAGTTGGTCCCCTGATGGTCGCTACCTTGCCGTAACATCGGCAAACACCAGTGGTGCTAATATTCTCATCTACGACTGGCAAACCGGAAGCCCTGTGTACTCGCATGGTGTGACGCTATCCGGCAATCAGGTCTACTCGTCCGTATGGTCCCCCGACGGCCGCTACCTTGCGGTTGCACACAGCAGCTCACCCTTCGTCACGATCTACGACTGGCAAACCGGAAGCCCCGTCAAGATCAGCGATCCGGGGACGCTGCCGACAGTGACTGGTAATAGCGTGGACTGGTCCCCCGACGGTCGTTACCTTGCGGTTGCATGCAACGGTTCGCCCTACATCACGATCTACGACTGGCAAACCGGAAGCCCCGTCAAGATCAGCAATCCGGGGACGCTGCCGACAGGAGCGGCAACCGGGGCGGCTTGGGCCATCCGATAG
- the cpdR gene encoding cell cycle two-component system response regulator CpdR, protein MARILLAEDDDDMRRFLVKALERAGYDVSDFDNGASAYERLREEPFSLLLTDIVMPEMDGIELARRATEIDPDLKVMFITGFAAVALNPDSRAPKDAKVLSKPFHLRDLVTEVEKMLKAA, encoded by the coding sequence ATGGCAAGAATCCTGCTTGCGGAAGACGACGACGACATGCGTCGCTTTCTGGTGAAGGCGCTCGAGCGCGCCGGCTACGACGTCAGCGATTTCGACAATGGCGCCAGCGCCTATGAGCGGCTGCGCGAGGAGCCGTTCTCGCTGCTGCTGACCGACATCGTCATGCCGGAGATGGACGGGATAGAGCTGGCGCGGCGCGCCACCGAGATCGACCCGGACCTCAAGGTGATGTTCATCACCGGCTTCGCGGCGGTGGCGCTGAACCCGGATTCTCGCGCCCCGAAGGACGCCAAGGTCCTGTCGAAGCCCTTCCATCTGCGCGACCTCGTCACCGAGGTCGAGAAGATGCTGAAGGCGGCCTGA
- a CDS encoding N-formylglutamate amidohydrolase, whose protein sequence is MSAAQDFVATPPFATIAPAEQRVPFVLNSPHSGRFYPPRFLAMSRLDASAIRRSEDCYVDELFRGAVALGAPMLAANFPRAYLDVNREPWELDPRMFEEALPAHANMRSARVVGGLGTVPRLVGEGQEIYTGKLPLAEALSRIETSYKPYHEALGRLLSRTRAAFGFAVLIDCHSMPASVRVGDGSVRPDFIVGDRFGTACAPALTDAAIAILIGMGYNVAHNKPYAGGFITEHYGRPAQGVHALQIEINRGLYLNERTYEPSVGFAPLAADLTRFCAEMMAIPESLIVPGTVPLAAE, encoded by the coding sequence ATGTCGGCAGCGCAGGATTTCGTCGCGACCCCGCCCTTCGCGACCATCGCCCCCGCCGAGCAGCGGGTGCCGTTCGTGCTGAACTCGCCGCATAGCGGCCGCTTCTATCCGCCGCGCTTCCTTGCCATGAGCCGGCTCGACGCCTCGGCCATCCGCCGCTCGGAGGATTGCTACGTCGACGAGCTGTTCCGCGGCGCGGTGGCGCTCGGCGCGCCGATGCTGGCGGCCAACTTTCCGCGCGCCTATCTCGACGTCAACCGCGAGCCGTGGGAACTCGATCCGCGCATGTTCGAGGAGGCGCTGCCCGCCCATGCCAACATGCGCTCGGCGCGCGTGGTCGGCGGGCTCGGCACCGTGCCGCGGCTGGTCGGCGAGGGCCAGGAGATCTATACCGGCAAGCTGCCGCTCGCCGAGGCGCTCTCGCGCATCGAGACGAGCTACAAGCCCTATCACGAGGCACTGGGGCGGCTTCTTTCGCGTACGCGGGCGGCGTTCGGCTTCGCGGTGCTGATCGACTGCCACTCGATGCCGGCGAGCGTGCGGGTAGGGGACGGGTCGGTGCGGCCGGACTTCATCGTCGGCGACCGCTTCGGCACCGCCTGCGCCCCGGCACTGACCGACGCTGCGATCGCGATCCTCATCGGCATGGGCTACAACGTCGCCCACAACAAGCCTTATGCCGGCGGCTTCATCACCGAGCATTACGGCCGGCCCGCACAGGGCGTCCACGCTTTGCAGATCGAGATCAATCGCGGGCTTTATCTCAACGAGCGCACCTACGAGCCGTCGGTCGGCTTCGCGCCGCTCGCCGCCGATCTGACCCGCTTCTGCGCCGAGATGATGGCGATCCCCGAAAGCCTGATCGTGCCCGGCACGGTGCCGCTCGCGGCGGAGTGA
- the hisN gene encoding histidinol-phosphatase, with protein sequence MRIEKEFMRRIAAAAAAETLPRFRMAGLASDNKYAVGFDPVTEADRAAEQAIRSLIHDAFPDHGIVGEEFGVENGDSRHVWVIDPIDGTRSFISGIPLWGTLVGLLEDGDAVAGMMFQPFTGEAFHADADGAHYEGPGGARALGVRPTTALGEATLCTTTPALFAGGKRAAYDRLEREVKLARYGTDCYAYAMLAAGTIDLVVESGLQLYDIVALVPIIEKAGGVITTWDGGPAEKAGDIVAAATPELHRAALELLNG encoded by the coding sequence ATGAGGATCGAGAAGGAATTCATGCGGCGGATCGCCGCCGCCGCGGCGGCCGAGACGCTGCCGCGTTTCCGCATGGCGGGGCTCGCCTCGGACAATAAATACGCCGTCGGCTTCGACCCGGTGACGGAGGCGGACCGCGCCGCCGAGCAGGCGATCCGCTCCCTGATCCACGACGCCTTTCCCGACCACGGCATCGTCGGCGAGGAGTTCGGCGTCGAGAACGGCGACAGCCGGCATGTCTGGGTCATCGACCCCATCGACGGCACGCGCTCCTTCATCTCCGGCATCCCGTTGTGGGGAACGCTGGTCGGCCTGCTCGAGGACGGCGACGCGGTGGCGGGGATGATGTTCCAGCCCTTCACCGGCGAAGCCTTTCACGCCGATGCCGACGGCGCGCATTATGAAGGGCCGGGCGGGGCGCGCGCGCTTGGCGTCCGCCCGACGACGGCGCTGGGGGAGGCGACGCTGTGCACGACGACGCCGGCGCTGTTCGCAGGCGGCAAGCGCGCGGCCTATGACCGGCTGGAGCGCGAGGTGAAGCTCGCGCGCTACGGCACGGATTGCTACGCCTATGCGATGCTGGCGGCCGGCACCATCGACCTCGTGGTCGAGAGCGGGCTCCAGCTCTACGACATCGTCGCGCTGGTGCCGATCATCGAAAAGGCCGGCGGCGTCATCACCACCTGGGACGGCGGGCCGGCCGAGAAGGCGGGCGACATCGTCGCCGCCGCGACGCCGGAGCTGCACCGGGCGGCGCTGGAACTGCTCAACGGCTGA
- a CDS encoding alpha/beta fold hydrolase — protein MPDFIFETPGNPMPENASAGFLAAPDGRRLRYACFKATGRPLKGTVVVLQGRNECIEKYFETVRDLSARGFGVATFDLRGQGGSQRLLADPERGHVRDFDDYAADLEPFFRQIVLPDCRGPYYILAHSTGALVALVAAPALQSRVERMVLSAPLLGLPDGTISARNAKRLASAMHAFGLGASYISGGPRGLEPTPFDENVLTSDPVRYARNLALYRWYPEFALGGVTATWVRAVFKAAARVNAPGFAAALKIPVLAIAAGAEQVVDSAASERFGRSLRAGGLLTIDGARHELLQEADIYRQQFLAAFDAFVPGSGG, from the coding sequence ATGCCGGACTTCATTTTCGAGACGCCGGGCAACCCGATGCCGGAAAACGCCAGCGCCGGCTTCCTCGCCGCGCCGGACGGCAGGCGCCTGCGTTACGCCTGCTTCAAGGCGACGGGCCGCCCGCTGAAGGGAACGGTGGTCGTCCTCCAGGGGCGCAACGAGTGCATCGAGAAATATTTCGAGACCGTGCGCGACCTGTCGGCGCGCGGCTTCGGGGTCGCCACCTTCGACCTGCGCGGACAGGGCGGGTCGCAGCGGCTGCTCGCCGACCCCGAGCGCGGCCACGTCCGCGACTTCGACGACTACGCCGCCGACCTCGAGCCGTTCTTCCGCCAGATCGTCCTGCCCGACTGCCGCGGCCCCTATTACATCCTCGCCCATTCGACCGGGGCGCTCGTCGCGCTCGTCGCCGCGCCGGCGCTGCAAAGCCGGGTCGAGCGCATGGTGCTGTCCGCGCCGCTGCTCGGCCTGCCGGACGGGACGATTTCCGCCCGCAACGCCAAAAGGCTGGCGAGCGCCATGCACGCCTTCGGCCTCGGCGCGTCCTATATCAGCGGCGGCCCGCGCGGGCTGGAGCCGACGCCGTTCGACGAGAACGTGCTGACCAGCGACCCGGTGCGCTACGCGCGCAACCTCGCTCTCTATCGCTGGTATCCCGAATTCGCGCTCGGCGGCGTCACCGCCACCTGGGTGCGCGCCGTCTTCAAGGCGGCGGCCAGGGTCAATGCGCCCGGCTTCGCCGCGGCGCTGAAGATCCCGGTCCTCGCCATCGCCGCCGGGGCCGAGCAGGTGGTCGATTCGGCCGCCAGCGAGCGCTTCGGCCGCTCGTTGCGCGCCGGCGGGCTGCTGACCATCGACGGCGCGCGCCACGAGCTGTTGCAGGAAGCCGATATCTATCGCCAGCAGTTCCTCGCCGCGTTCGACGCCTTCGTGCCCGGCAGCGGCGGGTAG
- a CDS encoding Hsp20 family protein, with the protein MRHVDFSPLYRSTVGFDRLFTMLDSLAQPDNSGQSYPPYNIERTGDDAYRISMAVAGFSEDEISIEAHRNVLTVKGERVEEQADGREFLHRGIAARAFERRFQLADHVEVEGAELKNGLLHIDLKRNVPEEMKPRRIEIASAPARAKQIEAKATH; encoded by the coding sequence ATGCGTCACGTCGATTTTTCGCCGCTCTATCGCTCGACCGTCGGTTTCGACCGTCTCTTCACGATGCTCGATTCGCTCGCGCAGCCGGATAACAGCGGCCAGTCCTATCCGCCCTACAACATCGAGCGCACCGGCGACGACGCCTACCGCATCTCTATGGCGGTTGCCGGCTTCTCGGAAGACGAGATTTCGATCGAGGCTCACCGCAACGTGCTGACGGTGAAGGGCGAGCGCGTCGAGGAGCAGGCGGACGGCCGCGAGTTCCTGCATCGCGGCATCGCCGCGCGCGCCTTCGAGCGCCGTTTCCAACTCGCCGACCATGTCGAGGTCGAGGGCGCGGAGCTGAAGAACGGCCTGCTGCACATCGATCTCAAGCGCAACGTGCCGGAAGAGATGAAGCCGCGCCGCATCGAGATCGCCAGCGCCCCGGCCAGGGCGAAGCAGATCGAGGCCAAGGCCACGCACTGA